The Argonema galeatum A003/A1 genome includes a region encoding these proteins:
- a CDS encoding xanthine dehydrogenase family protein molybdopterin-binding subunit, protein MNQTIGKPINRVDGRLKVTGDAKYSGEIPLENIAYGVIITSTIARGRIKHIDTSVAQKSSGVIGIITHLDAPKLYARPNFGHEGAAGEKLAPLQNPTIHYSGQAIGVAIADTLERATYAASLVKVDYEVETPLTEMGKERNRAYPIKKFVEFTVEFALGDADAEFAKAEVKIEATYTTPTEHHNPMEPHATAAVWEGENLTVYDSTQYIFGMREGLAKMLGIPHANVRVLCKFIGGSFGCKYGLWAHTPLAAIAARQFCRPVKIVLTREQMFGLVGHRSETEQQIKLGATPDGRLTALIHQGISQTSIFDEFVETFTTTSRTMYAVPNLRTAQSVVPLNKGTPTIMRAPGESVGTFALESAMDELAWALKLDPIELRLRNYAEVHPARQVPWSSKSLKECYALAAEKFGWSRRTPEPGSMRDDRYLIGMGMASACFPMEHFPASAIARIFADGSVVVQSGSQEIGTGTATVMAQLTADVLGVPVEKVRFEFGDTELARSPGTVGSGTAASVGTAVHGAAKAVRAKVLALAQKDPNSPLYAVPETDIETSQERIFVKNDSAKGETYQAVLARHNLQQIDASFDAKPQEEEEFAKCSFGAHFVEVRVDPELGEVRLTRVVGAFAAGRILNEKTARSQISGATIMGIGMALHEETITDPHTGRIVNDNLAEYHLPVNADIPPIDIYFIDEVDTHVNPIGVKGAGEVGITGIIAAIANAVYHATGKRIRDLPITPDKLL, encoded by the coding sequence ATGAATCAAACAATTGGCAAACCCATAAATCGAGTTGACGGTCGCCTGAAAGTCACAGGTGACGCCAAATACTCTGGCGAAATTCCTCTAGAGAATATCGCTTATGGCGTCATAATTACCAGCACGATCGCACGCGGTCGCATCAAACACATCGACACCAGCGTTGCCCAAAAATCCTCCGGCGTAATTGGGATAATCACCCACTTGGATGCGCCCAAACTCTACGCCCGTCCGAACTTCGGTCACGAAGGTGCTGCGGGAGAAAAACTTGCACCTTTGCAAAATCCCACCATTCACTACAGCGGTCAAGCAATTGGCGTTGCGATCGCCGATACCCTAGAACGCGCTACCTACGCTGCTTCTCTCGTCAAAGTTGATTATGAAGTGGAAACACCTCTAACCGAGATGGGAAAAGAAAGAAACCGGGCATATCCTATCAAAAAATTCGTTGAATTCACCGTAGAATTCGCGCTAGGCGATGCGGATGCCGAATTTGCCAAAGCAGAGGTAAAAATAGAAGCGACCTACACCACCCCTACCGAACATCACAATCCGATGGAACCCCACGCCACAGCAGCGGTTTGGGAGGGAGAAAACCTCACCGTTTACGATTCCACCCAGTATATCTTCGGTATGCGTGAGGGATTGGCAAAGATGTTGGGCATCCCGCACGCAAACGTGCGCGTGCTATGCAAGTTTATCGGTGGTTCGTTTGGTTGTAAATACGGGCTGTGGGCGCATACTCCCTTAGCTGCGATCGCTGCCCGCCAGTTTTGCCGTCCGGTGAAAATTGTCCTCACTCGCGAACAAATGTTTGGATTAGTCGGACATCGTAGCGAAACGGAACAGCAGATAAAATTAGGTGCAACTCCAGACGGTCGTCTTACAGCGCTGATTCATCAGGGCATTTCCCAGACTTCCATATTTGACGAATTTGTGGAAACCTTTACCACAACTTCCCGCACGATGTACGCCGTTCCCAACCTGCGGACAGCGCAAAGTGTAGTGCCCCTAAATAAGGGAACGCCAACCATTATGCGGGCACCGGGGGAAAGTGTGGGGACATTTGCCCTAGAATCGGCAATGGATGAACTTGCCTGGGCCCTCAAGCTTGACCCGATCGAGTTGCGACTTCGCAATTACGCTGAAGTACATCCCGCACGGCAAGTTCCCTGGTCGAGTAAATCCCTCAAAGAGTGTTACGCATTGGCGGCAGAAAAATTTGGTTGGTCGCGCCGCACCCCAGAACCGGGTTCTATGCGAGACGATCGTTATCTGATTGGTATGGGTATGGCGAGTGCTTGTTTCCCGATGGAACATTTTCCCGCTTCTGCCATTGCACGTATCTTCGCAGATGGCAGCGTTGTGGTGCAAAGCGGTTCCCAGGAAATCGGCACGGGAACGGCAACGGTAATGGCGCAACTGACGGCGGATGTGCTGGGTGTGCCGGTGGAGAAGGTGCGGTTTGAGTTTGGGGATACGGAATTAGCGCGATCGCCCGGTACTGTCGGTTCGGGTACTGCTGCTAGTGTCGGGACTGCGGTGCATGGCGCGGCAAAGGCAGTCCGGGCAAAGGTGCTGGCGTTGGCGCAAAAAGACCCGAATTCTCCCCTTTACGCAGTTCCCGAAACGGACATCGAAACATCACAAGAACGCATTTTTGTTAAGAACGATTCAGCTAAAGGGGAAACTTATCAGGCAGTTTTGGCACGCCACAATCTCCAACAGATTGATGCCAGCTTTGATGCCAAACCGCAAGAAGAAGAGGAATTTGCCAAGTGTTCTTTCGGGGCGCATTTTGTCGAGGTGCGGGTCGATCCTGAGTTGGGTGAGGTGCGTCTTACCCGCGTAGTGGGGGCGTTTGCGGCAGGACGGATTTTAAACGAAAAGACGGCCCGATCGCAAATAAGCGGTGCCACGATCATGGGCATCGGTATGGCATTGCACGAGGAAACCATCACCGATCCGCACACGGGACGAATTGTGAATGACAATTTAGCCGAGTATCACCTTCCCGTCAACGCCGATATTCCCCCAATTGATATCTATTTTATAGATGAAGTAGACACCCACGTAAATCCTATTGGCGTAAAAGGTGCGGGTGAAGTTGGCATAACCGGAATTATCGCCGCAATAGCAAATGCTGTTTATCACGCCACTGGCAAACGCATTCGCGATCTGCCAATTACACCAGATAAATTGCTTTAG
- a CDS encoding (2Fe-2S)-binding protein, translating to MLNSDNLTLLLKVNGTQHTLQIDPRVTLLDALREKIGLTGTKKGCDRGQCGACTVLVDGRRINSCLTLAVMYQETEITTIEELAKGEELHPMQAAFIKHDGFQCGYCTPGQIMSAVGLLAEGCPSDDAEIKECMSGNICRCSAYPGIVAAIQEVRQMGSFESNMRS from the coding sequence ATGCTCAATTCCGACAACTTAACTTTGCTTTTGAAGGTCAACGGCACCCAACATACCTTGCAAATTGACCCGCGTGTCACATTACTGGATGCGTTACGAGAGAAAATTGGACTGACCGGGACTAAAAAGGGTTGCGATCGCGGTCAGTGTGGCGCTTGTACAGTGTTAGTTGATGGACGGCGCATCAACTCTTGCCTGACACTTGCCGTCATGTATCAAGAAACTGAAATTACCACAATTGAAGAACTGGCGAAGGGTGAAGAACTGCATCCAATGCAAGCTGCCTTCATTAAACACGATGGGTTTCAGTGTGGATATTGTACTCCCGGTCAAATTATGTCTGCCGTTGGTCTTTTAGCTGAAGGATGCCCCAGTGACGATGCCGAAATCAAAGAGTGTATGAGTGGGAATATCTGTCGTTGCAGCGCTTATCCCGGTATTGTTGCCGCTATTCAAGAGGTTCGCCAAATGGGTTCTTTCGAGTCAAATATGCGGTCGTAG
- a CDS encoding FAD binding domain-containing protein, whose translation MKPFSYVRATNQNTAIQGVANRQSAKFIAGGTNLIDLMKVEVAQPDRLVDITQLPLSEIEINSDGLRIGALVRNSDLAYHPEVRSHYPLLSQAILAGASPQLRNMATVGGNLMQRTRCYYFMDIAAPCNKRDPGVGCAAIEGYNRIHAIFGASDKCIATHPSDMCVGLAALDARVRVAGSNGDRTIPIADFHRLPGDIPERDTVLEQDELIVAIDLPNSPFAKNYHYLKVRDRASYAFALVSVAAALEIENGTIKAARIALGGVAHKPWRALVAEDILVGAKPIQETFTAAATATIREAKPYRHNQFKVEMAKRAIVRALINATEKS comes from the coding sequence ATGAAACCATTCAGTTACGTGCGTGCCACGAATCAAAACACAGCTATTCAGGGAGTTGCCAATCGTCAAAGCGCCAAATTTATTGCGGGTGGCACGAACTTAATCGATTTGATGAAAGTAGAAGTAGCGCAACCAGATCGACTTGTTGATATTACCCAATTACCATTATCCGAAATTGAAATAAATTCCGATGGTTTGCGAATAGGGGCGTTAGTAAGGAATAGCGATTTAGCATATCATCCAGAAGTGCGATCGCATTACCCCCTCCTTTCCCAAGCTATCCTGGCAGGGGCATCGCCGCAACTCCGCAACATGGCAACAGTCGGCGGCAATTTGATGCAGAGAACGCGCTGCTACTATTTTATGGATATTGCAGCACCTTGCAACAAACGAGATCCCGGTGTCGGTTGTGCCGCAATTGAGGGATATAACCGCATTCACGCTATCTTTGGGGCAAGCGACAAGTGCATCGCCACCCATCCTTCTGATATGTGCGTGGGACTGGCGGCGCTAGATGCTAGAGTGCGCGTGGCGGGTTCAAATGGCGATCGCACTATTCCCATCGCAGACTTTCACCGTTTACCTGGAGACATACCAGAAAGAGATACCGTACTAGAACAAGATGAACTGATCGTCGCTATCGATTTACCAAACTCACCCTTTGCCAAAAACTATCACTATCTCAAAGTTAGAGATCGCGCTTCCTACGCTTTTGCCCTAGTTTCCGTTGCTGCTGCCCTTGAGATTGAGAATGGCACAATTAAAGCAGCAAGAATAGCATTAGGTGGAGTTGCCCATAAACCTTGGCGGGCATTAGTCGCAGAAGATATTTTAGTCGGTGCCAAACCCATCCAAGAAACCTTCACCGCTGCTGCTACAGCAACCATCAGGGAGGCCAAACCATACCGACACAATCAATTTAAAGTCGAAATGGCAAAACGTGCGATCGTTCGGGCATTGATAAATGCAACAGAGAAATCTTAA